The following proteins come from a genomic window of Pedobacter faecalis:
- the ilvC gene encoding ketol-acid reductoisomerase, with the protein MSNYFNTLPLREQLNQLGVCEFMDNSEFADGINALKGKKLVIVGCGAQGLNQGLNLRDSGLDISYALRKEAIEGKRDSWKNATENNFTVGTYEELIPTADLVVNLTPDKQHTAVVNAVMPLMKQGSTLLYSHGFNIVEEGMQIRKDITVIMVAPKCPGSEVRAEYCRGFGVPTLIAVHPENDPEGKGLAQAKAYCVGTGGHRAGVLRSSFVAEVKSDLMGEQTILCGLLQTGSILSFDKMVEKGIDAGYASKLVQYGVEVITEALKHGGVSGMMDRLSNQAKIKAFEVSEELKDIMRPLFQKHQDDIMSGEFSRTMMEDWANGDKNLLAWRAETGETAFEKTPAGDVKIGEQEYFDNYLLMVAFVRAGVELAFETMVQAGIKPESAYYESLHETPLIANTIARKKLFEMNRVISDTAEYGCYLFDQACKPLLADFMKSVDTDLVGKDYNEGKDGSVDNRTLVEINEKLRSHQVEIVGARLRKAMTAMKSIKTA; encoded by the coding sequence GACGGCATAAATGCATTAAAAGGTAAGAAACTGGTAATCGTTGGTTGCGGCGCACAAGGGCTGAACCAGGGGTTAAACCTGAGAGACAGCGGATTAGATATTTCATATGCTTTAAGAAAAGAGGCTATTGAAGGGAAACGTGATTCCTGGAAAAATGCGACTGAAAATAATTTTACCGTTGGCACCTATGAGGAGCTGATCCCTACGGCCGACCTGGTGGTTAACCTGACGCCCGACAAGCAGCATACTGCTGTGGTTAATGCCGTAATGCCTTTAATGAAACAAGGTTCTACCCTGCTCTATTCGCACGGCTTTAACATCGTTGAGGAAGGCATGCAGATCCGTAAGGATATTACCGTAATTATGGTTGCTCCTAAGTGTCCGGGTAGCGAAGTACGTGCAGAATACTGCAGGGGCTTCGGTGTACCTACACTTATTGCGGTACACCCGGAGAATGATCCGGAAGGAAAGGGACTGGCGCAGGCTAAGGCGTATTGCGTGGGTACAGGCGGTCACAGGGCCGGCGTATTGAGGTCATCTTTCGTTGCGGAAGTAAAATCGGACCTGATGGGCGAACAGACCATCCTTTGCGGATTGCTGCAAACAGGTTCTATCCTGTCGTTCGACAAAATGGTGGAGAAAGGCATCGATGCTGGTTATGCGTCTAAACTGGTTCAGTATGGCGTTGAGGTGATTACTGAGGCCTTGAAGCATGGTGGTGTATCGGGCATGATGGACAGGCTAAGCAATCAGGCTAAGATCAAAGCGTTTGAGGTTTCTGAGGAACTGAAAGACATTATGCGCCCACTTTTCCAGAAGCATCAGGACGACATCATGAGCGGCGAGTTTAGTCGCACCATGATGGAAGACTGGGCGAACGGCGATAAAAACCTGTTGGCATGGCGTGCAGAAACCGGCGAGACGGCTTTTGAGAAAACACCTGCCGGTGACGTGAAAATCGGTGAGCAGGAGTATTTTGACAACTATCTGCTGATGGTTGCTTTCGTGAGAGCTGGTGTTGAACTTGCTTTTGAAACGATGGTACAGGCTGGTATCAAACCAGAGTCGGCCTACTATGAGTCGCTCCACGAAACGCCACTTATCGCAAACACCATTGCCCGTAAGAAACTATTTGAAATGAACAGGGTGATTTCTGATACAGCTGAGTATGGCTGTTACCTGTTTGATCAGGCTTGTAAGCCTTTGCTGGCCGATTTTATGAAAAGTGTAGATACCGACCTGGTTGGTAAAGACTACAATGAAGGAAAAGATGGTTCGGTTGACAACAGGACGCTGGTGGAGATCAATGAAAAGCTGCGTTCGCATCAGGTAGAAATTGTGGGTGCACGCTTGAGAAAGGCGATGACTGCCATGAAATCCATTAAAACGGCTTAA